One region of Acidobacteriota bacterium genomic DNA includes:
- a CDS encoding efflux RND transporter periplasmic adaptor subunit: MAVKSHSEGRSRRGLAVRRGRGLVALAAVITLAFLAGYILSGPGPEPGPPAGHDHGSVDESSVWTCSMHPQIKLPEPGKCPICFMDLIPVESSGVEETGNRQLKMTAAARELAAIATTPVRRGIARHSVRVSGNVTYDEGRLAHITAWVPGRLDRLYADRTGITVRKGDHLAEIYSPDLLAAQQELIQVHRATGQLQNSANSALRTTAAATLEAAREKLRLLGLTGDQISRIEQSQTASDHVTIHAPAGGVVVRKDAREGQYVQTGARIYTIADLSKVWVVLDVHESDLTWVRYGQTVEFTVLSLPGERFSGTVTFIDPLVDSDTRTVKVRVVVDNSAFKLKPNMFVSGTIRPRLDEYGNVLADDLHGKWISPMHPEIVKDGPGTCDICGMPLVPAESLGFVPPENDTEPPLLIPVTAPLLTGTRAVVYVQVSDADGFIFEGREVELGPRAGDYFVVKSGLAEGESVVTNGSFKIDSELQLQGRVSMMNPAGATPRGHHGDIHALTPVYNAYFAVQEALAADDLSATLDAMTALAEAADTVNTAGFEKSAHVTWKALAARIRQTAATEGESRDLAAARARFEQLSSAMIDLQEAFGHADDRPYYLTYCPMAFDNTGAHWLQTSNTVNNSYFGAAMLRCGTIKKELPPVKSQGE, from the coding sequence ATGGCGGTGAAATCACATTCTGAGGGCAGGTCACGGCGCGGCCTGGCGGTCCGCAGAGGACGCGGCCTGGTCGCCCTGGCGGCCGTAATCACCCTGGCCTTCCTGGCCGGTTACATACTCAGCGGCCCCGGTCCCGAGCCGGGGCCGCCGGCCGGCCACGATCACGGGAGCGTTGACGAGTCATCCGTGTGGACGTGCTCCATGCACCCGCAGATAAAACTGCCCGAGCCGGGCAAGTGCCCGATCTGTTTCATGGATCTGATCCCGGTTGAAAGCAGCGGTGTCGAGGAGACTGGAAATCGGCAGCTCAAGATGACGGCTGCCGCCAGGGAACTGGCCGCCATTGCCACCACACCGGTGCGCCGAGGCATAGCCCGACATAGCGTCCGGGTTTCGGGCAACGTCACCTACGACGAAGGGAGACTCGCGCATATAACCGCCTGGGTCCCGGGCCGCCTGGATCGTCTCTATGCGGATCGCACCGGTATCACCGTTCGAAAGGGTGATCATCTGGCCGAGATCTATTCTCCCGATCTTCTCGCGGCTCAGCAGGAATTGATCCAGGTGCATCGTGCCACGGGCCAACTGCAGAACAGCGCCAATAGCGCCCTCCGCACGACCGCCGCGGCCACCCTGGAAGCCGCGCGGGAGAAACTCAGGCTTTTGGGACTGACCGGTGACCAGATATCCCGGATCGAACAGTCGCAAACCGCCTCCGATCACGTCACAATCCATGCGCCGGCAGGCGGGGTGGTGGTCCGGAAGGACGCTCGTGAGGGCCAGTACGTGCAAACGGGCGCGAGGATCTACACGATCGCCGACCTGTCGAAGGTGTGGGTTGTGCTTGACGTGCACGAGTCCGATCTCACCTGGGTCCGGTACGGACAGACGGTGGAGTTTACCGTGCTTTCGCTGCCGGGCGAACGTTTCAGCGGCACGGTGACCTTCATAGACCCGCTCGTTGACAGCGACACGCGGACCGTAAAGGTGCGCGTAGTGGTCGACAACAGCGCCTTCAAGCTCAAGCCGAACATGTTCGTCAGCGGCACCATCCGGCCGCGGCTCGATGAATACGGCAACGTCCTTGCCGACGACCTTCACGGCAAATGGATCAGCCCGATGCACCCTGAGATCGTCAAGGACGGCCCGGGCACGTGTGACATTTGCGGCATGCCGCTGGTTCCGGCCGAATCGCTCGGCTTTGTTCCGCCGGAGAACGATACGGAACCACCGTTGCTCATCCCCGTTACCGCCCCGCTGCTTACGGGCACCCGGGCAGTCGTTTACGTGCAGGTCTCGGACGCAGACGGCTTCATCTTTGAAGGCCGTGAGGTCGAACTCGGTCCGAGAGCGGGTGATTACTTTGTCGTCAAGTCCGGACTGGCCGAGGGCGAGTCCGTGGTGACCAACGGGTCCTTCAAGATAGACAGCGAACTGCAGCTTCAGGGCCGCGTAAGCATGATGAACCCGGCCGGAGCCACGCCGCGCGGCCATCATGGCGACATCCATGCGCTCACGCCGGTTTACAACGCTTACTTTGCGGTCCAGGAAGCACTGGCGGCCGACGACCTGAGCGCGACCCTCGACGCCATGACCGCGCTGGCAGAAGCGGCAGACACGGTGAACACGGCAGGGTTCGAGAAAAGCGCGCACGTAACTTGGAAGGCTCTTGCCGCCCGGATACGGCAGACAGCGGCAACGGAGGGAGAATCCCGCGACCTGGCGGCTGCGCGCGCGAGGTTCGAGCAACTGTCCAGCGCGATGATAGATCTTCAAGAGGCGTTTGGCCATGCCGACGACCGCCCCTACTACCTGACATACTGCCCGATGGCGTTCGACAACACGGGGGCGCATTGGCTGCAGACGTCCAATACCGTCAATAACTCGTATTTCGGCGCGGCCATGCTTCGTTGCGGCACCATCAAGAAAGAGCTGCCGCCGGTGAAGTCTCAAGGGGAATAG
- a CDS encoding YHS domain-containing protein, with the protein MRKTMTLATIIAVTLFTAVGINAQADTTETTLKNQSRCPVMGGAIDSTVFTDIQGQRVYHCCPGCSKALKADPDKYFKKAAAEGIMFENIQATCPVTGEILQNKKVQAHHEGRHLYFCSEQCVDKFQKDPGQYLGSMDRPADNKNEGHGKHRTGTSD; encoded by the coding sequence ATGCGAAAGACTATGACACTTGCCACCATCATTGCCGTGACGCTGTTCACGGCCGTCGGCATCAACGCCCAGGCCGACACGACCGAAACAACGTTGAAAAACCAGAGCCGCTGTCCGGTTATGGGGGGCGCGATCGACTCGACCGTTTTCACCGACATCCAGGGCCAGCGTGTATACCATTGCTGCCCGGGATGCTCCAAGGCGTTGAAAGCCGACCCGGACAAGTACTTCAAGAAAGCCGCCGCCGAAGGCATCATGTTTGAGAATATCCAGGCAACCTGCCCGGTGACGGGAGAGATCCTTCAGAACAAAAAGGTGCAGGCTCACCACGAGGGCCGTCACCTGTACTTCTGTTCGGAGCAGTGCGTCGACAAGTTCCAGAAGGACCCGGGACAGTACCTGGGCTCGATGGACAGACCGGCGGATAACAAGAACGAAGGTCACGGCAAACACCGCACAGGGACCAGCGACTGA
- a CDS encoding TolC family protein, translated as MKLIKTFLIAGALAGLHAVSTAYGQQPGDRDAGQIDHELARAESEYDFPAEKPALDDYLAHAALFSPALKAAFHGWKAELAKVSIAKALPEPTFTYAYFVENVETRVGPQRHRFSVHQSFPWFGTLGKKGDMASEAANAAYQRYQAEKLSLFYRVRSAYYDYYYLGAQIEIARRNMELLSFWEEVARTRYSSAVQPHADLVKVQVELGTLEDRLRGLEQQLVPAAARLKAAVNLPDSVSPPVPDSIPARTPDLTAQALVEMARAHNPDLKAIDHVINSQRAAVSLAGRSSLPRFTIGADYIETGEASDPTMAGSGKDAWTVSVGISLPIWFGKNKAAKSEAVARLHEAEQLRESRRDELDARVELVRFFYEDAGRRLSLYRDGLVAKAEESMNVAFAAYRAGTASFLQVIDAQRVLLELRLQTQQAAVEHARRLAELEMLTGQDLHSAQEKNKE; from the coding sequence GTGAAACTGATAAAGACATTCCTGATCGCAGGCGCACTCGCCGGCCTCCATGCTGTGTCCACCGCGTACGGGCAGCAGCCGGGGGACCGTGACGCAGGACAGATCGACCACGAGCTTGCGCGAGCGGAGTCCGAGTATGACTTCCCGGCTGAGAAACCGGCTCTTGACGACTACCTAGCCCACGCCGCCCTGTTCAGCCCTGCGCTGAAGGCTGCTTTTCATGGCTGGAAGGCCGAGCTGGCAAAGGTTTCGATAGCCAAGGCGCTTCCGGAACCCACGTTCACATATGCCTATTTCGTGGAAAATGTCGAGACGAGAGTGGGTCCGCAGAGGCACAGGTTCTCGGTGCATCAGTCCTTCCCGTGGTTCGGCACTCTCGGGAAAAAGGGCGACATGGCAAGCGAGGCTGCCAATGCGGCCTACCAGCGCTACCAGGCCGAGAAGTTGAGTCTGTTCTACCGGGTCAGGAGCGCATACTACGACTACTACTATCTCGGTGCGCAGATCGAGATTGCGCGCAGGAACATGGAGCTATTGAGCTTCTGGGAAGAGGTAGCACGGACGAGATATTCCAGCGCAGTGCAGCCGCATGCCGACCTGGTCAAAGTCCAGGTGGAGCTTGGCACGCTGGAAGACCGCCTGCGCGGCCTGGAACAGCAACTCGTACCGGCCGCGGCACGGCTGAAAGCGGCGGTCAACCTTCCCGACAGCGTGTCGCCCCCGGTGCCGGACTCCATCCCGGCTCGCACCCCCGACCTGACAGCCCAAGCGCTTGTTGAAATGGCCCGGGCGCATAATCCCGACCTGAAGGCGATTGACCATGTCATAAACAGCCAAAGGGCGGCCGTCAGCCTGGCCGGCAGATCTTCCCTGCCGCGGTTCACCATTGGCGCGGATTACATCGAGACCGGGGAGGCTTCCGACCCAACGATGGCCGGCAGCGGCAAGGATGCCTGGACGGTGTCGGTCGGTATCAGCCTGCCCATCTGGTTCGGAAAGAACAAAGCCGCGAAAAGTGAGGCCGTTGCCCGCCTGCACGAGGCTGAGCAACTCAGGGAAAGCAGGCGTGACGAGCTTGACGCCCGCGTCGAACTGGTCAGGTTCTTTTACGAAGACGCCGGCCGGCGTCTGAGCCTGTACCGTGACGGGCTCGTTGCCAAGGCCGAGGAGTCGATGAACGTTGCGTTCGCGGCTTACCGGGCCGGCACGGCGTCCTTCCTGCAGGTCATTGATGCTCAGCGAGTCCTGCTCGAACTGCGGCTTCAGACTCAGCAGGCGGCCGTCGAGCACGCACGCCGCCTGGCCGAACTTGAGATGCTGACCGGCCAGGACCTTCACTCAGCCCAAGAAAAAAACAAAGAATAA